One window of Trifolium pratense cultivar HEN17-A07 linkage group LG5, ARS_RC_1.1, whole genome shotgun sequence genomic DNA carries:
- the LOC123884786 gene encoding CCAAT/enhancer-binding protein zeta-like, with translation MAKSNSDKPSKNVEDINLLQSEVASFASSLGLSTSQPNSGFNDVDFRKTKPKKTPEKTTSQNTQKPKNKTFSKNNEPHEKPKSKPEPKPKPNSKPEPKPKPPVLSLNDANKDKGYNKFKNLPKLPLIKANALGVWFEDAAELEGKVIGEGKKVEMKNLDEWKRFVEKKRELGERLMAQLAQDYESTRGKSGDIKMLISTQRSGTAADKVSAFSVLVGDNPVANLRSLDALLGMVTSKVGKRHALSGFEALQELFIASLLPDRKLKTLMQRPLNHIPENKDGNSLLLFWYWEECLKQRYERFIVALEEASRDMLPALKNKSLKTIFVLLSRKSEQERKLLTALVNKLGDPDNKAASNADYHLTNLLSQHPNMKAVVVNEVDTFLFRPHLSPRSQYHAVNFLSQIRLTNKGDGPKVAKRLIDVYFGLFKVLITGPSSNEKFDKHRKENPKEKNSDGHSDSHAEMDSRLLSVLLTGVNRAFPFVSSNEADDIIEVQTPVLFQLVHSKNFNVGVQALMLLDKISSKNQIASDRFYRALYSKLLLPAAMYTSKAEMFIALILRAMKRDVNLKRVAAFSKRLLQIALQQPPQYACACLFLLSELFKARPPLWNMALQNESLDDELEHFEDVIEETDKEPVTVSDKEPATVSDKPSDDIVPAQNGEVANSDKDSSDGEDDDVDQPASSEEDDDDNDDDDDDQPASSEDDDDFDDALEDEDFSLAKSKKNHKKSKKSNSETDNEGQKSQESIKKPLLPGGYDPRHREPSYCNADRVSWWELLVLASHAHPSVATMARTLLSGANIVYNGNPLNDLSLTAFLDKFMEKKPKQSAWHGGSQIEPVKQLDVNNLLIGPEILALAEADVPPEDLVFHKFYTNKKSSSSKPKKKKKKPTDEDDVDDYFGDDIDGEDESDNEEIEDLLDSADPSLGPDGDFDYDDLDKVANEDDDDLIGDDVSDADIDIDIPSDIELDDADDTPFADDGSDDDNDIEIGDVDDATDDEEEEEDQVDKRKIKRKTGGKKGASPFASYEEFEHMLEDDDLTEKKPSKDKNKSKRKKMEDDSTEKKPSKDKNKSKKRKKKFAQ, from the exons ATGGCAAAATCCAATTCCGACAAACCCTCAAAAAACGTAGAAGACATCAACCTCCTCCAATCCGAGGTAGCTTCTTTCGCTTCTTCTCTTGGTTTATCCACTTCCCAACCCAATTCAGGTTTCAACGATGTCGATTTTCGCAAAACCAAACCAAAGAAAACACCTGAAAAAACCACATCCCAGAATACCCAGAAgccaaaaaacaaaacttttagCAAAAACAATGAACCCCATGAAAAACCCAAATCAAAACCTgagccaaaaccaaaacccaactCAAAACCCGAACCAAAACCCAAACCTCCTGTATTGTCATTGAATGATGCTAATAAGGATAAAGGGTATAACAAGTTTAAGAATCTTCCAAAGCTTCCTTTGATTAAGGCAAATGCTTTAGGTGTGTGGTTTGAGGATGCTGCTGAGCTTGAAGGGAAGGTGATTGGGGAAGGGAAGAAGGTGGAGATGAAGAATTTGGATGAGTGGAAGAGGTTTGTGGAGAAAAAGAGGGAATTGGGTGAGAGATTGATGGCACAATTAGCTCAGGATTATGAATCAACTAGAGGAAAAAGTGGTGATATTAAGATGTTGATTTCTACTCAGAGGTCTGGTACTGCTGCTGATAAAGTGTCTGCTTTTTCGGTTTTGGTTGGTGATAATCCTGTTGCAAATTTGAGGTCTCTTGATGCTCTTTTGG GAATGGTGACTTCCAAGGTTGGAAAGCGCCATGCCTTGTCAGGTTTTGAAGCACTTCAAGAATTATTTATTGCAAG CTTATTACCAGATCGTAAATTGAAGACCCTGATGCAAAGGCCGCTAAATCACATTCCTGAAAATAAAGATGGCAACTCCCTTCTACTTTTCTGGTATTGGGAGGAATGTTTGAAGCAGAG ATATGAACGATTTATTGTTGCACTTGAAGAAGCATCCCGTGACATGCTACCTGCTTTGAAAAACAAGTCATTAAAG ACCATATTTGTGCTACTGAGTAGGAAGTCGGAGCAAGAGCGCAAACTACTTACTGCACTTGTTAATAAA ctCGGGGATCCAGATAATAAGGCAGCATCTAATGCTGACTATCACTTGACCAACCTTTTGTCTCAACACCCAAATATGAAG GCTGTGGTTGTTAATGAGGTGGATACTTTTCTCTTTCGGCCTCATTTATCACCGCGTTCACAGTACCATGCG GTTAACTTCTTGAGTCAAATCCGTCTCACCAATAAAGGAGATGGCCCGAAAGTGGCGAAACGCCTCATTGATGTATATTTTGGACTGTTTAAG GTTTTGATAACTGGCCCAAGCAGCAATGAGAAGTTCGATAAACACAGAAAAGAAAATCctaaagagaaaaattcagATGGGCATTCAGATTCACACGCGGAAATGGACTCCAGGCTTCTATCAGTTCTCTTAACG GGAGTGAATAGAGCATTTCCTTTTGTCTCAAGTAATGAAGCCGATGACATTATTGAAGTTCAAACACCAGTACTTTTCCAATTG GTtcattcaaaaaattttaatgtCGGAGTTCAAGCACTGATGCTTCTTGATAAAATTTCATCCAAGAATCAGATAGCCAGTGATCGATTTTACCGTGCTTTGTACTCCAAACTCCTTCTTCCAGCTGCCATGTATACATCCAAG GCAGAAATGTTTATTGCACTTATTCTAAGAGCAATGAAAAGGGATGTTAATTTAAAGCGAGTAGCTGCATTTTCTAAACGTCTACTACAG ATTGCACTCCAGCAGCCACCACAATATGCCTGTGCATGCCTTTTCCTTCTTTCTGAACTCTTTAAAGCCAGACCACCTTTATG GAACATGGCGTTGCAGAACGAGTCTCTCGATGACGAACTTGAACACTTTGAAGATGTTATAGAAGAAACTGATAAGGAACCTGTAACCGTATCAGATAAGGAACCTGCAACTGTGTCCGATAAACCAAGTGATGATATTGTACCAGCTCAGAATGGTGAGGTTGCCAATTCTGACAAAGATTCTTCTGACGGtgaagatgatgatgttgatcAACCAGCATCTtctgaagaagatgatgatgataatgatgatgatgatgatgatcaacCAGCATCttctgaagatgatgatgatttcgATGATGCCTTGGAGGATGAAGATTTTTCACTTGCAAAGAGTAAAAAGAatcataaaaaatcaaaaaaatcaaattctgAAACTGATAATGAAGGTCAGAAATCGCAGGAATCTATCAAGAAGCCTTTGTTGCCTGGAGGTTATGATCCACGTCACCGAGAGCCGTCTTATTG CAATGCAGACCGTGTAAGTTGGTGGGAGTTACTGGTGCTTGCTTCACATGCACACCCTTCTGTTGCCACCATGGCAAGAACTCTTCTTTCTGGAGCCAACATCGTCTATAATGGAAACCCGTTAAACGACCTCTCTTTAACAGCTTTCTTAGACAAATTCATGgagaaaaaaccaaaacaaagcGCTTGGCATGGTGGTTCTCAGATTGAACCTGTCAAGCAG CTGGATGTTAACAACCTCTTGATTGGGCCAGAGATTCTTGCACTAGCTGAAGCAGATGTACCACCAGAGGATCTAGTCTTCCATAAATTCTATACAAACAAGAAGAGTTCATCTTCaaaaccaaagaaaaagaagaagaaaccaactgatgaagatgatgttgatgattattttGGTGATGATATTGATGGTGAAGATGAAAGTGATAATGAAGAGATTGAGGATCTCTTGGATTCTGCTGATCCCTCATTAGGACCAGATGGTGATTTTGATTATGATGATTTGGATAAAGTAGCcaatgaggatgatgatgacTTGATTGGTGATGATGTTAGCGATGCAGACATAGATATAGATATACCCTCAGATATAGAATTGGATGATGCTGATGATACTCCATTTGCTGATGATGGCagtgatgatgataatgatattGAGATAGGTGATGTTGATGATGCCACTGAtgatgaggaggaggaggaggatcaagttgacaaaagaaaaataaaacgtaAAACTGGTGGCAAAAAGGGTGCTTCTCCATTTGCAAGTTATGAAGAGTTTGAGCATATGCTAGAAGATGATGATCTAACTGAGAAAAAACCTTCTAAGGATAAAAAcaaatccaaaagaaaaaagatggaAGATGATTCTACTGAGAAAAAACCTTCCAAGGATAAAAACAAAtccaagaaaaggaaaaagaagttTGCTCAATGA
- the LOC123886709 gene encoding protein MAIN-LIKE 1-like — protein MTDDKVGRTRRGGASKAHSSARRQAAVNVDKIPSRAKGKAVSTTMDEPRPEDAESQEENEDVEENISEEGEEEGEEGEEGVDEEAEEADEEGDDDGEEEVDEEAEEEMEEEEEAEQPPPEPKKPRKKVTRVTQGRNPPRVKPPPVTCYDGGPSDLSLLPGFGKHVAVPLWKGELQSRYLRVMNNGKKINNFKICPKEYSWFWNVVNASGLETLRRTNYNHTDWGLLTAFAERWHPETGTFHLPIGEMTITLDDVSSLLHIPITGKMLDHNGTSCTKEDGEEMCVEYLNFPISKCKKEFQKMKGAHIGFKALKDLYLDNLKDALKAERLKKSAEDVEFLRECTIRCYLLYLIGATIFTNKSMQYVDVIFLTYLRDLSLVNTWNWGASGLAYLYNYLDAASRPRCGNHGGYNCLFQAWIMAHFKTFGGRFVDERYTHDNPYAARFLPLKGPKFPGQHRSALDTMRMDEVVFCPYEEHRQTRPFQDISWYTGWIMCRSAIINPHLPERVLRQFGHVQSIPRHPDVSAKAGMNRFTIADAFASYLTANYVTEEMRGPKVVRAFDTVPGYIPWLYRVSHPKILPPVEVDPPTHANLEEDNVSGECDVSEVTKKVRADLRKALDGQLNLADALVVIEKAYTDLEPVDAYLVRRKRKRDSGEGTKKRKKKKKTTTEDAGTSSL, from the exons ATGACGGACGACAAAGTTGGCCGAACAAGACGTGGCGGTGCAAGCAAAGCACATAGCTCTGCACGTAGACAGGCTGCGGTCAATGTAGATAAAATTCCAAGTCGAGCTAAAGGGAAAGCAGTTTCAACCACGATGGATGAGCCTCGACCGGAGGATGCAGAATCGCAAGAGGAGAATGAAGACGTGGAAGAAAATATTTCTGAAGAAGGGGAAGAGGAAGGGGAGGAAGGGGAGGAAGGAGTGGATGAGGAAGCGGAGGAAGCGGATGAAGAGGGGGATGATGATGGGGAAGAAGAAGTTGATGAGGAAGCGGAAGAGGAAATGGAGGAGGAAGAGGAGGCTGAACAACCACCACCAGAACCTAAAAAACCACGGAAAAAGGTTACGCGAGTAACACAAGGAAGGAACCCACCACGAGTAAAACCACCACCAGTTACATGTTATGATGGTGGTCCGTCTGACTTGTCTTTGTTGCCGGGATTTGGAAAACATGTTGCTGTACCGTTGTGGAAAGGAGAG CTCCAATCCCGGTATTTGAGGGTAATGAACAACgggaaaaaaatcaacaatttcaAGATATGTCCGAAAGAGTACTCGTGGTTTTGGAATGTCGTTAATGCGTCCGGACTCGAAACTCTGCGGCGGACAAATTACAATCACACCGATTGGGGTCTGTTGACGGCATTTGCAGAGCGATGGCATCCTGAGACCGGAACTTTCCATCTTCCTATTGGTGAGATGACTATAACCTTGGACGACGTGTCCTCATTGCTTCATATTCCGATTACCGGAAAAATGCTCGACCACAACGGAACGTCATGTACAAAGGAAGATGGTGAAGAGATGTGCGTAGAGTATCTGAACTTCCCTATTAGTAAGTGCAAGAAAGAGTTTCAAAAAATGAAAGGAGCACATATAGGGTTTAAGGCGTTGAAGGATTTGTATCTCGATAATTTGAAGGATGCCTTGAAAGCTGAAAGGTTAAAGAAGTCTGCTGAAGATGTGGAATTCCTCAGGGAATGCACCATTAGATGCTATTTGCTCTACTTGATCGGTGCAACCATTTTCACCAACAAAAGTATGCAGTACGTGGACGTCATTTTTCTTACCTACTTGCGAGACCTCAGTTTAGTTAACACGTGGAATTGGGGTGCTTCTGGGCTGGCATATCTGTACAACTACTTGGATGCTGCAAGCCGCCCGAGATGTGGAAATCATGGTGGTTATAACTGTCTATTTCAG GCCTGGATTATGGCGcatttcaaaacttttggtGGACGTTTTGTTGATGAGAGATACACCCACGACAATCCCTATGCGGCAAGATTTTTGCCTTTAAAAGGACCAAAATTTCCAGGGCAGCATAGGTCCGCATTGGATACAATGCGCATGGATGAAGTGGTGTTTTGCCCATATGAGGAGCACCGGCAAACCAGACCCTTTCAAGATATCAGTTGGTACACTGGTTGGATTATGTGTCGAAGTGCTATTATCAATCCACACTTGCCAGAACGTGTCCTCCGACAATTTGGACATGTCCAGTCTATCCCTAGGCACCCTGATGTATCTGCAAAGGCTGGTATGAATCGGTTTACGATTGCTGATGCATTTGCTTCCTACCTGACTGCCAACTATGTGACAGAGGAGATGCGAGGACCAAAAGTTGTGCGTGCATTTGATACCGTACCCGGATACATTCCATGGTTATACCGTGTTTCTCATCCGAAGATATTGCCACCGGTTGAAGTGGATCCACCAACACATGCTAACCTTGAGGAGGACAACGTGAGTGGTGAATGCGACGTGTCTGAAGTGACTAAGAAGGTTCGAGCGGATTTGAGGAAAGCGCTCGATGGTCAACTCAATTTGGCCGATGCTTTGGTGGTTATTGAAAAAGCCTACACTGATTTGGAGCCTGTAGATGCATATTTGGTGCGACGGAAGAGGAAAAGAGACTCGGGTGAAGGAacaaagaagaggaagaagaagaagaagacaacaACGGAAGATGCCGGAACAAGCAgcttgtag
- the LOC123887510 gene encoding protein MAIN-LIKE 1-like — MAIPIWYADPNDKEILAVNLRCIASGKKVINIQKPSRRTDRWFWDVVEASGLEPLTRTNFSVLDYGLLWAFVERWHTETSSFHIPLGELAITLDDVQCLLHIPIEGKFLNHGKMSRDEAADMVNSFLGVDRNVVMGHFAKMNGLHLKHSDVEDIYSVNHGLADKAVAEGKSAHEIKLYRDRSIRAFLLFLVCCTIFSNKSSYYVDVVYLQYFQDLSAVREWNWGAAALVHLQHYLDDACLVTVNQMAGYMSLLQGWIISHFPGLSVWAQDPIYSEGMPRNAKFVPGAGHREPSSYRNSLDNIQTYDCVFSPYDDHRHVRPLINSCWFSGWLRCGNLKAKHLPERVLRQFKHVQGIPRKPDLSATPGMSLCEIDRVFMEELDLRMIAEEMRGQAVVSAWDHEPGYMTWFYKVSHPVMRPVQAPASPPRPPNLEVLIEAAEARNDPNMLQVCRGVRDEVERSLREGEAVEGTPVHGTLRRILNLLNPVLTCRRLKRGRGRRYNTRE, encoded by the exons ATGGCTATTCCGATATGGTATGCAGACCCAAATGACAAAGAG ATTTTAGCGGTAAATTTACGTTGCATCGCCAGcggaaaaaaagttattaatatacaaaaaccGTCCCGCCGCACGGACAGATGGTTTTGGGATGTGGTTGAAGCATCGGGTTTGGAGCCGCTTACCCGGACTAATTTTAGCGTGCTTGACTACGGGCTCCTCTGGGCATTTGTTGAAAGATGGCATACGGAGACGAGTTCATTCCACATTCCATTGGGTGAGCTGGCCATCACATTGGACGATGTCCAGTGTCTGTTGCATATTCCGATCGAGGGAAAGTTTCTGAACCATGGCAAAATGTCAAGGGATGAAGCGGCTGACATGGTTAATTCATTTCTAGGAGTTGATCGGAATGTTGTTATGGGTCATTTTGCCAAAATGAACGGGCTCCATCTGAAGCATTCTGACGTGGAGGATATCTATAGTGTTAACCACGGATTAGCTGATAAAGCTGTTGCTGAAGGTAAGTCGGCGCATGAGATTAAGCTGTATAGGGACAGGTCCATACGGGCTTTCTTGCTATTTTTGGTCTGTTGTACCATATTTAGCAACAAAAGCAGTTACTACGTGGACGTAGTATACCTGCAGTATTTTCAGGATTTGTCGGCTGTCCGTGAATGGAATTGGGGTGCTGCTGCTCTGGTTCATTTGCAACATTATCTGGATGATGCGTGTTTGGTGACAGTGAATCAGATGGCTGGGTACATGTCTTTGCTTCAG GGCTggataatttctcattttccgGGACTTAGCGTGTGGGCGCAGGATCCTATCTATTCTGAGGGCATGCCTCGAAATGCAAAGTTTGTTCCCGGAGCTGGACATAGGGAACCAAGTAGCTATAGAAACAGTTTGGATAATATTCAGACGTACGACTGCGTATTCAGTCCATATGATGATCACCGACACGTCCGCCCTTTGATAAATTCATGCTGGTTTTCTGGATGGTTGAGATGTGGTAATTTGAAAGCAAAGCATTTGCCTGAACGCGTGCTTAGACAATTTAAACATGTCCAAGGCATTCCTAGAAAACCGGATTTGTCTGCGACTCCGGGGATGAGCCTATGTGAGATTGATCGTGTTTTTATGGAGGAGTTGGATTTGAGGATGATTGCTGAAGAGATGAGGGGTCAGGCTGTGGTTAGCGCATGGGACCATGAACCTGGATACATGACATGGTTTTACAAAGTGTCGCATCCAGTTATGCGACCCGTACAAGCTCCGGCGTCACCACCAAGGCCACCTAACTTAGAGGTGTTGATAGAGGCCGCGGAAGCAAGGAATGACCCTAACATGCTTCAGGTATGCCGTGGTGTTAGGGATGAGGTGGAGAGGTCACTTCGCGAAGGTGAGGCGGTGGAAGGAACTCCTGTTCATGGTACTTTGCGGAGGATTTTGAATTTGCTTAACCCTGTTTTGACGTGTCGGCGACTTAAGCGGGGTAGAGGGAGACGGTACAACACTCGAGAGTAG
- the LOC123886708 gene encoding uncharacterized protein LOC123886708, whose protein sequence is MDVSLTQRMRSTLAAVYFGDGKPHLFRINDGETFEGLKQQLYQLNRTVNNPNDNRTVSNLLYRKPSIGSDGRVAFTRMAVENNDDVETMFSIFEQYSSTGPIELDATLTRSVEAILACLVGPEDPNRQTK, encoded by the coding sequence ATGGATGTCTCACTCACACAACGAATGAGATCTACTCTTGCGGCAGTTTACTTCGGCGATGGAAAACCGCATTTGTTTCGAATCAATGACGGTGAAACGTTCGAAGGTCTGAAACAGCAGCTGTACCAACTGAATCGCACCGTCAACAACCCGAACGACAATAGAACGGTATCAAATCTCCTGTATCGAAAGCCATCAATTGGTTCTGACGGACGCGTTGCTTTCACTCGTATGGCTGTTGAAAACAACGATGATGTTGAAACTATGTTTTCAATCTTCGAGCAGTACTCCTCCACGGGACCTATCGAGCTAGATGCGACACTGACAAGATCAGTTGAAGCCATCCTTGCTTGTCTTGTTGGGCCGGAAGACCCAAATAGGCAAACTAAGTGA
- the LOC123886707 gene encoding PKS-NRPS hybrid synthetase cheA-like → MDSTRTKAQNSAGQPRSPPNVPQPIEIDTSSHFATDREENDRDELIKWARSVSQSLRFAIIVRRSDSGEKRKAQLVLECERSGKYVPAKKKLKSDTSGTRKCECPFRLRGYYNKATKLWRLTVVNGMHNHELDKGLEGHLVAGRLKPQEKDFMDEMTRNAVAPKNILSTLKERDPENKTSAKQVYNARHRYRVKMRASMTEMQHLCKKLDDNKYYYKYRTVVENGVEHLQDIFFAHPRSITLFNSFHTVLMMDSTYKTSKYKMPLFEIVGFTSTEKTFNVAFAWLSNEKEDNFIWALQQLRCLLRRETNLPKVILTDRDLALMNAIPAVFPEAAALVCRFHVKKNVRTKAVELVKVRDGEKVKAADMRERVCLAFEDVLDSSTEAEYTENVMAFRKLCERWPKFVRYVEETILDTDKEKLVSAWVDKHMHMGNHTTNRAESAHGVLKSYLTDSLGDLVKGWESIHRMLGNQFTQVQTEFGQNMSVYGHTYRKKTLYSTLMFKISRRAMRYIHTESKRVEFTGMDSMKCGCLMRTNYGLPCACLIAKKLHHNRPIRLDEVYKHWKIICFRDEEVGGDVEDDYACTAEWQAIQERLRTADVSMKNEIRDQLRKIAYPTTTDVEPPNTNVKSKGAKKKKVVRGTRSTSRDKSRWEHVEEYFTETQASQSSKPSPSIPSHSRPSSSQPTASNPMPTVSEAPLTVSNPLPLTSSSQIFGINHMPKFMHPFIEDIINVDGDGYCGYRAVALAQRGNEDDFELIRCNMSRELRLNKDMYVAIFGCEERYQYICDALLPPPRTRQRTSIRNSVAPMDKWFTLPDLGHIVATILDRVVVQLSILQNGPCETFFPLRSIPSPNPSSRVICLGALPDHYVLVMLKVGCPIPKSNKSWKQYCAKQSLGWEDSFIAAQHRFEEMMSTENVVPIQIVGAGSRETPLVID, encoded by the exons atggattcaacaCGCACCAAAGCACAAAACTCAG CTGGTCAACCAAGAAGTCCTCCTAATGTGCCGCAGCCGATAGAAATTGACACATCGTCTCATTTTGCGACTGATAGGGAAGAGAACGACAGAGATGAGTTGATCAAATGGGCTCGAAGCGTGTCGCAAAGTTTAAGGTTCGCAATTATAGTTAGGCGATCCGATTCGGGCGAGAAGAGAAAGGCTCAATTGGTGTTAGAGTGTGAACGTAGTGGGAAGTATGTTCCAGccaagaagaagttgaaatccGATACCTCCGGAACAAGAAAATGCGAATGTCCTTTCCGACTCCGTGGGTATTACAACAAGGCAACAAAACTATGGCGTTTGACTGTTGTCAACGGTATGCATAACCACGAGTTGGACAAAGGGCTTGAAGGGCATCTCGTGGCGGGGCGTTTGAAACCACAAGAGAAGGATTTTATGGACGAGATGACAAGGAATGCGGTGGCTCCAAAAAACATATTGTCCACTTTAAAGGAGAGAGATCCGGAAAACAAGACCTCTGCAAAGCAAGTGTACAACGCTCGTCATAGGTACAGAGTTAAAATGAGGGCGTCCATGACTGAGATGCAACACTTATGCAAGAAGCTTGATGATAACAAGTACTACTACAAGTATCGGACGGTTGTTGAAAATGGAGTAGAACATCTTCAAGATATATTCTTTGCACATCCGAGGTCCATAACTTTATTCAACTCTTTTCATACTGTGCTGATGATGGACTCCACATACAAAACCAGCAAGTACAAAATGCCGCTGTTTGAGATAGTCGGATTCACTTCGACCGAGAAGACATTCAACGTTGCTTTTGCCTGGCTCAGTAACGAAAAGGAAGACAACTTTATATGGGCTCTGCAACAACTACGTTGTTTGTTAAGGCGTGAGACAAATTTGCCGAAGGTTATCTTGACGGATCGAGATTTAGCTTTGATGAATGCTATTCCGGCTGTGTTTCCAGAAGCGGCGGCGTTGGTTTGTCGGTTCCATGTTAAGAAGAATGTGAGGACCAAGGCAGTCGAGCTGGTCAAGGTGAGGGATGGGGAAAAGGTCAAGGCGGCGGACATGAGGGAAAGAGTCTGTTTGGCGTTCGAGGATGTGTTAGATTCGTCTACTGAGGCCGAGTATACTGAAAATGTTATGGCTTTTAGGAAGTTATGTGAGAGGTGGCCAAAATTTGTTCGATACGTTGAAGAGACAATTTTGGACACCGACAAAGAGAAGCTCGTGAGTGCATGGGTGGACAAGCATATGCACATGGGCAACCATACGACAAATAGAGCCGAAAGCGCACACGGTGTTTTGAAAAGTTACTTGACCGACAGTCTCGGTGATTTGGTGAAGGGTTGGGAATCGATCCACAGAATGTTAGGCAATCAATTCACCCAAGTGCAAACTGAATTTGGCCAGAACATGTCTGTGTATGGACACACATACCGGAAGAAAACACTTTACTCGACTTTGATGTTTAAAATCTCTAGACGTGCAATGAGATACATCCACACTGAATCAAAAAGAGTCGAGTTTACTGGTATGGATAGCATGAAGTGTGGTTGTCTGATGAGGACTAACTACGGGCTGCCATGTGCGTGTTTGATTGCCAAGAAACTGCACCACAATAGGCCTATTAGACTCGATGAGGTTTACAAACATTGGAAGATAATTTGTTTCAGAGATGAAGAAGTTGGTGGTGACGTCGAGGACGATTATGCGTGCACGGCAGAGTGGCAAGCAATTCAG gaaCGATTGAGGACAGCTGATGTAAGCATGAAAAATGAGATCCGAGATCAACTCCGCAAGATTGCGTATCCTACAACCACCGATGTGGAGCCTCCGAACACAAATGTAAAATCAAAAGGggctaaaaagaaaaaggtggTCCGTGGAACAAGATCCACCAGCAGAGATAAGTCTCGATGGGAGCATGTTGAAGAATATTTCACGGAGACACAAGCGTCGCAATCGTCAAAGCCGTCTCCGTCAATTCCATCCCACTCAAGgccatcatcatcacaaccTACCGCATCAAACCCTATGCCTACGGTGTCTGAAGCTCCGCTCACTGTGTCCAACCCATTGCCACTAACCTCATCATCTCAAATTTTTGGAATTAACCACATGCCAAAATTCATGCATCCCTTCATTGAAGATATCATCAACGTGGACGGCGACGGCTATTGTGGTTACCGTGCCGTTGCATTGGCTCAGAGAGGCAACGAAGATGATTTTGAACTGATACGGTGCAACATGAGCAGGGAGTTGCGATTGAATAAGGATATGTATGTTGCTATATTTGGTTGCGAGGAGCGTTACCAATATATCTGTGATGCACTACTCCCACCCCCGAGGACGAGACAACGTACTAGTATTAGGAATAGTGTTGCACCGATGGATAAATGGTTCACGTTGCCGGATTTGGGACATATCGTGGCCACCATATTGGATAGAGTAGTTGTTCAGCTCTCCATACTTCAAAACGGCCCTTGTGAAACTTTTTTCCCATTGCGTTCCATTCCGTCACCAAACCCGTCTTCAAGGGTTATTTGCCTTGGCGCGTTACCGGATCACTATGTTTTGGTAATGCTTAAAGTTGGGTGTCCGATACCCAAATCAAACAAGTCGTGGAAGCAATATTGTGCTAAACAAAGTTTGGGTTGGGAAGATTCATTCATAGCTGCGCAACATAGGTTCGAGGAGATGATGAGCACCGAGAACGTTGTCCCCATCCAAATAGTTGGTGCAGGCAGTAGAGAAACTCCATTGGTGATTGACTGA